A genomic segment from Chitinophaga flava encodes:
- a CDS encoding acyltransferase family protein, producing MEARPIAVPHYFHSLNILRCIAAIAVVLFHWQKFFYPDDVFVPGGEKDTALPLYSYLSFFYTYSSLSIDIFFQLSGFIFFWLYSTKIADGETDFKKFAVYRLSRLYPLHLVALIAVVILQLLMLQFMGHYFVIQHNDAYHFFLHLFFVQNWGFEAGTSHNAPSWSTSVEILMYLLFFLICRLKWHTNKAILLLLILAGAALQHLGLLIGKGIFSFFFGGILYYIFIYILQKNKTKKYLKIIGSLTIILWIPVITSYHYPIQEQTWDYANGLFRPNISPKQSAAQYEIVRNLLFRITVVPCTILFVLLLETVRGQFHHWWAVVGNCSYAFYLLHFPLQIAAVLILQQFELDRNLLLSPWAMLLFLSVLSVLSLAAYYYFERPAQDKIRQTAVPEKSVTTS from the coding sequence ATGGAAGCCCGTCCCATTGCTGTCCCACACTATTTCCACAGCCTCAACATCCTCCGGTGTATTGCGGCTATTGCTGTTGTATTGTTTCATTGGCAAAAGTTTTTCTACCCCGATGACGTATTTGTCCCCGGCGGAGAGAAAGACACCGCATTGCCCTTATATTCCTACCTTTCTTTTTTTTATACCTATAGTTCGTTATCTATAGATATTTTCTTCCAGCTTTCCGGCTTTATTTTCTTCTGGTTATATTCAACCAAAATAGCAGACGGAGAAACTGATTTTAAAAAATTCGCTGTCTATCGCTTATCAAGGCTCTACCCTCTTCATCTGGTTGCACTGATTGCAGTAGTAATTTTACAACTACTGATGCTGCAATTTATGGGACACTATTTTGTCATTCAGCACAACGACGCCTACCATTTTTTTCTCCATCTGTTCTTCGTACAGAACTGGGGCTTCGAAGCAGGCACCTCCCACAATGCGCCTTCCTGGTCTACATCAGTGGAAATCCTCATGTACCTGCTCTTTTTCCTCATCTGCAGACTGAAATGGCACACCAATAAAGCCATCCTGTTACTTCTAATACTGGCAGGTGCCGCTTTACAGCACCTCGGACTGCTGATCGGGAAAGGAATCTTTTCATTTTTCTTCGGTGGCATCCTATACTATATATTTATTTATATCCTTCAAAAAAACAAAACAAAAAAATACCTTAAAATAATAGGATCACTAACTATAATATTATGGATACCGGTAATCACATCCTATCATTACCCCATCCAGGAACAGACATGGGACTATGCTAACGGATTGTTCCGTCCCAATATCAGCCCCAAACAATCTGCTGCCCAATACGAAATAGTCAGAAATCTTCTCTTCAGGATTACGGTAGTCCCCTGCACTATTCTTTTTGTTTTATTACTGGAAACCGTCAGAGGGCAGTTTCACCACTGGTGGGCTGTAGTTGGCAACTGCAGTTATGCTTTTTATCTATTACATTTCCCCTTACAAATTGCCGCAGTATTGATCCTGCAACAATTCGAACTCGACCGGAATCTGCTCCTTTCTCCATGGGCGATGCTTCTTTTTCTGAGTGTACTGAGTGTACTAAGCCTGGCTGCCTACTATTATTTTGAACGGCCGGCCCAGGACAAAATCAGGCAAACTGCCGTTCCCGAAAAAAGCGTAACGACATCCTGA